A genome region from Rhizobium favelukesii includes the following:
- a CDS encoding 3-keto-5-aminohexanoate cleavage protein, with protein MQQNVIITCAVTGNLTTRENHPGLPVTPQEIAASCLEAADVGAAVVHIHVRDPQTAKPSMDIKYYREVIERIRAKNDAVILNVTTGPGGRYHPSDENPAVAGPRTTLMRPERRVEHILALKPDIATLDLNTMTFGAEVVINTPGNVKIMAEIIESVGSKPELEVFDTGDIQLAHDLLKAGVLKSPAMFTIVTGVKYGLPSTTDAMAMAARMLPRDAVWTGFGVGRMSFPMAAQAYLLGGHVRVGLEDNSYIAKGVLAKGNGELVERARDIIEKMGGQIASAAQAREILKLKS; from the coding sequence ATGCAGCAGAACGTCATCATTACCTGCGCCGTGACCGGCAATCTCACGACGCGGGAAAATCATCCCGGCCTGCCGGTGACGCCGCAGGAAATTGCCGCCTCCTGTCTGGAAGCAGCGGATGTCGGCGCGGCGGTCGTCCATATCCATGTGCGCGATCCTCAAACGGCAAAGCCGTCGATGGACATCAAGTACTATCGCGAGGTCATCGAGCGGATCCGGGCAAAGAATGATGCCGTAATCCTCAACGTCACCACCGGGCCGGGTGGCCGCTATCATCCCAGCGACGAAAACCCGGCGGTGGCTGGTCCGCGCACGACACTGATGCGGCCCGAGCGCCGCGTTGAGCACATATTGGCACTGAAGCCCGATATTGCGACGCTCGATCTCAACACCATGACCTTCGGCGCCGAAGTGGTGATCAACACCCCCGGCAACGTCAAGATCATGGCGGAGATCATCGAAAGCGTAGGCTCAAAGCCGGAACTGGAGGTCTTCGACACCGGAGACATCCAGCTCGCCCATGATCTCCTCAAGGCCGGCGTGCTGAAATCGCCCGCCATGTTCACGATCGTCACCGGCGTCAAATACGGCCTGCCATCGACCACCGATGCGATGGCGATGGCCGCGCGCATGCTGCCGCGCGACGCGGTCTGGACCGGGTTCGGCGTCGGACGGATGTCGTTTCCGATGGCCGCGCAGGCCTATCTCCTGGGCGGGCACGTGCGTGTCGGGCTGGAAGACAATTCGTACATCGCCAAGGGTGTGCTCGCAAAGGGCAACGGCGAACTCGTGGAGCGCGCGCGCGACATCATCGAGAAGATGGGCGGCCAGATCGCAAGCGCTGCGCAAGCGCGCGAAATTCTCAAACTGAAGTCTTGA
- a CDS encoding quinone oxidoreductase family protein, whose product MNIQIDTKAGKALRVTSASPDLDNLQIEVVDVSVPRPGPGQVLVEIVAAGVNPSDVKASLGHMPHAIWPRIPGRDFGGIVREGPKHMIGLEIWGGGGELGITQDGSHARWMVLDQKAVREKPANFTMEQAGSIGVPFITAYEGLREAGGVQPTDVVLVCGGNGKVGQAAIQLATMAGARVFAVEYNDQPLMGHANRPVEMLNSSKDDVAAIVREKTGGHGADIVFNTVGSPYFEIANKAMAKQARQIFISTFDRAVPFDIFNFFRGRHKYIGIDTLALSSVEGARIFDKLKAKFEEGLLKPFPINPATCYRLDEAAEAYASVLRGTPDRVLLKP is encoded by the coding sequence ATGAATATTCAGATCGATACCAAGGCAGGCAAGGCGTTGCGGGTGACCAGCGCCTCGCCGGATCTCGATAATCTTCAAATCGAAGTTGTCGACGTCAGCGTGCCAAGGCCAGGCCCCGGGCAGGTCCTCGTCGAGATCGTAGCCGCTGGTGTCAACCCGAGCGACGTCAAGGCCTCGCTCGGTCACATGCCGCACGCCATCTGGCCGCGCATACCCGGTCGCGATTTCGGCGGCATCGTGCGGGAGGGGCCGAAGCACATGATTGGCCTGGAAATCTGGGGCGGCGGCGGCGAGCTTGGCATTACCCAGGACGGCAGCCACGCCAGGTGGATGGTGCTCGACCAGAAAGCAGTGCGCGAAAAGCCTGCCAATTTTACCATGGAACAGGCAGGCTCAATCGGTGTCCCCTTCATCACCGCCTATGAGGGATTGCGCGAAGCCGGCGGCGTTCAGCCGACCGACGTCGTGCTCGTCTGCGGCGGCAACGGCAAGGTTGGGCAGGCAGCGATCCAGCTTGCCACCATGGCCGGCGCCAGGGTCTTTGCCGTCGAATACAACGATCAGCCGCTGATGGGCCACGCAAACCGCCCTGTCGAGATGCTGAACAGCAGCAAGGACGACGTGGCGGCCATCGTTCGCGAGAAGACCGGCGGCCACGGTGCCGATATCGTCTTCAACACGGTCGGCAGCCCCTATTTCGAGATCGCCAACAAGGCGATGGCGAAGCAGGCGCGACAGATCTTCATCTCGACGTTCGATCGCGCCGTACCCTTCGACATTTTCAACTTCTTCCGCGGCCGGCACAAATACATCGGCATCGACACGCTGGCACTATCTTCGGTCGAAGGTGCCCGCATCTTCGACAAGCTGAAGGCAAAGTTCGAGGAAGGTCTGCTCAAACCGTTCCCGATCAACCCCGCCACGTGCTACCGCCTTGACGAGGCCGCCGAGGCCTACGCATCGGTGCTGCGCGGCACGCCGGACCGCGTGCTCCTGAAGCCTTGA
- a CDS encoding cupin domain-containing protein yields MQVTRYSEAQSYEAAEHYDMRCLRLQGKEATATDTIWIGLSHLLPGGHTSLKDAPVEKIYIVVAGSVTIETPNGEVTLGCLDSCRLAPGEARALFNRTNSPATVLLAMPV; encoded by the coding sequence ATGCAGGTAACCCGCTATAGCGAAGCTCAGTCGTACGAGGCGGCGGAGCACTATGACATGCGCTGCCTTCGCCTTCAGGGCAAGGAGGCGACTGCGACCGACACGATTTGGATCGGCCTCTCGCATCTCCTGCCGGGCGGGCACACCTCTTTGAAGGACGCCCCGGTGGAGAAGATCTATATCGTCGTCGCTGGCTCAGTGACGATCGAGACGCCAAACGGCGAGGTGACGCTCGGTTGCCTCGACAGCTGCCGGCTGGCGCCGGGCGAAGCACGTGCTCTTTTTAATCGCACGAATTCTCCAGCGACCGTTCTGCTCGCGATGCCTGTCTAG
- a CDS encoding SDR family NAD(P)-dependent oxidoreductase, which yields MMVTAMTFSELLKGKVAIVAGGSGGIGRETCRLLAEAGARVVIGYRAGKDRAEALAEALPGTGHVALPVSIEDTSSVEAFRTAALAACGHADILINAAGVTRPVPHADLEALTDELIDQVFANNWRGVFATVRAFAPALRDSGNGLIVNVSSIAAFTGVGSNIAYCGAKAGLDIMTNSLARALAPAIRVMAVSPGVVDTEFVPGRDQEFKDKAAAATPLKRITTPTDVAEAILACATHLKFSTGTRIVVDGGRHL from the coding sequence ATGATGGTGACCGCTATGACTTTCTCCGAACTGCTGAAGGGCAAGGTCGCAATCGTTGCCGGCGGCTCCGGTGGCATCGGTCGCGAAACCTGCCGCCTGCTCGCCGAGGCCGGTGCTAGGGTCGTCATCGGCTACCGCGCCGGCAAGGACAGGGCCGAGGCGCTTGCGGAGGCACTGCCGGGCACCGGCCATGTGGCCCTTCCGGTATCGATCGAGGACACGTCGTCCGTCGAGGCCTTCCGCACCGCAGCGCTTGCGGCCTGCGGTCATGCCGACATACTGATCAATGCCGCCGGCGTCACCAGACCGGTGCCACATGCCGATCTCGAGGCGCTGACCGACGAACTGATCGATCAAGTCTTCGCCAACAATTGGCGTGGTGTCTTCGCGACTGTCCGCGCCTTTGCGCCGGCACTGCGCGACAGCGGCAACGGGCTTATCGTCAATGTTTCCTCGATCGCGGCCTTTACCGGCGTCGGCTCGAACATCGCCTATTGCGGTGCGAAGGCGGGCCTCGACATCATGACCAATTCTCTCGCCAGGGCTCTCGCTCCGGCGATCCGTGTCATGGCCGTCTCGCCTGGTGTCGTCGACACCGAGTTCGTTCCCGGCCGCGACCAGGAATTCAAGGACAAGGCGGCGGCCGCAACGCCATTAAAGCGCATCACGACGCCGACCGATGTGGCTGAAGCCATCCTCGCCTGTGCAACGCATCTGAAATTCTCGACGGGCACTCGCATCGTCGTCGACGGAGGGAGGCATCTCTGA
- a CDS encoding branched-chain amino acid ABC transporter permease has translation MTVTFPQSSASTVREARRAYNEKLALKADQTRATWFPLVLLAALAALPLLQFTGNYNYLLHLVLFTACSVAMASGWNILGGFAGYVSLGHSVFFGIGGYVAGMLFARYGISTIVTAPLAGLVAAAAGYLVGLVTLKVRGPSFIISSIALLMIARILFDNWAFIGGTNGLTLPTNSLTVQWTKLPYYYAFLAIAAFTVWATYRIKHSKFGLGLRAISKDEIKAESAGINTRLYKVLAFALSAFFVGMAGAVWGEYLTYLRPNIFLLINISANLVLMCILGGKGTIAGPVIGAVAIVALNEFFVATMGASEINILGTGLVMALGLVFFPLGLVGTLAKKGKLPRVLNWD, from the coding sequence ATGACTGTCACGTTTCCCCAATCCAGCGCTAGCACGGTGCGAGAGGCGCGGCGCGCCTACAACGAGAAACTGGCGCTCAAAGCCGATCAGACCCGGGCGACCTGGTTTCCCCTTGTATTGCTTGCAGCTCTCGCAGCCCTGCCGCTCCTGCAGTTTACTGGCAACTACAACTATCTGCTGCATCTGGTTCTTTTCACCGCCTGCTCGGTCGCCATGGCATCGGGCTGGAACATTCTCGGCGGATTTGCCGGCTATGTCTCGCTTGGCCACAGCGTTTTCTTCGGCATTGGCGGTTATGTCGCCGGCATGCTGTTTGCCCGCTACGGCATCTCGACCATCGTCACCGCTCCGCTTGCCGGTCTGGTGGCCGCTGCTGCCGGCTATCTCGTCGGGCTCGTTACGCTGAAGGTTCGAGGGCCAAGCTTCATCATCTCCTCGATCGCACTCCTGATGATCGCCCGCATCCTTTTCGACAACTGGGCATTTATCGGCGGGACCAACGGTCTGACGTTGCCGACCAATAGCTTGACGGTGCAGTGGACGAAGCTTCCCTATTATTACGCCTTCCTCGCGATCGCCGCTTTCACCGTTTGGGCGACCTACAGGATCAAGCATTCCAAGTTCGGCCTCGGCCTGAGGGCCATTTCCAAAGATGAGATCAAGGCGGAAAGTGCAGGCATCAACACTAGGCTCTACAAGGTACTCGCCTTCGCGCTCTCTGCTTTTTTCGTCGGCATGGCCGGCGCCGTCTGGGGCGAATACCTGACCTACCTGCGCCCGAATATCTTCCTACTCATCAATATCTCTGCGAACCTCGTGCTGATGTGCATCCTGGGGGGCAAGGGAACGATTGCAGGTCCTGTCATCGGCGCAGTCGCGATCGTGGCGCTCAACGAATTCTTCGTAGCGACGATGGGTGCCTCGGAAATCAACATCCTCGGAACCGGTCTGGTGATGGCGCTCGGGCTCGTCTTCTTTCCTCTCGGCCTGGTGGGCACCCTCGCAAAGAAGGGCAAGCTCCCCAGGGTTCTGAACTGGGACTGA
- a CDS encoding amino acid ABC transporter substrate-binding protein codes for MRLSGLFAATVAFALIGANAHAGNIKIGASLPITGGLSVSGEKHKRGYELCTKLINDAGGILGRQVDLVVSDNRSDPATAINQYERFINVDKVDAVYGTFSSRLTYPVASILSKYNMVHPVPSGGALRIYEQGYKNLFYFQVGAAEYTGKDVVNVIKDLIPAGQGPKTAAIVHADDFFANAIASGLLGEKVVDAATNKQIADLAPGFLKDAGIDVVMQEKWPDDGFNDWLNLANSIKRSGAELIIGLTASEEEAVQLTRALKTVGAKPKFVYLSQGAQHEFIDGVGASAAEGVMVHANWHKDAPFESTLAGKPFTNADFVKAFKAAYGVDPDEDSAIPFAVCQGIEQAIAGAGSTDNAKMGEWLRQRTKDNPVRTVLGRFSWDDRGLAKDKSYIMTQWQGGELKFVYPKDEFKGVSPLSYPKAGF; via the coding sequence ATGAGGCTTTCAGGACTTTTTGCGGCAACGGTCGCCTTTGCGCTAATCGGAGCGAACGCGCACGCGGGGAATATCAAGATCGGTGCGTCGTTGCCGATTACTGGCGGCCTGTCGGTCAGTGGCGAAAAGCACAAGCGCGGATATGAACTCTGCACGAAGCTGATCAACGACGCCGGCGGCATTCTCGGGCGGCAAGTCGATCTCGTCGTCAGCGACAATCGTTCGGATCCGGCAACCGCGATCAATCAGTACGAGCGCTTCATCAACGTCGACAAGGTGGATGCGGTTTACGGCACCTTTTCAAGCCGCCTCACTTATCCGGTGGCAAGCATTCTGTCCAAATACAACATGGTCCACCCGGTTCCATCAGGCGGCGCACTGCGCATCTACGAGCAGGGCTACAAGAACCTCTTCTACTTCCAGGTCGGCGCGGCAGAATATACCGGCAAGGATGTGGTCAATGTCATCAAGGATCTGATCCCGGCAGGGCAGGGACCGAAGACCGCCGCGATCGTGCATGCCGACGACTTCTTCGCCAACGCCATCGCTTCAGGCTTACTTGGCGAAAAGGTCGTCGATGCGGCAACCAACAAGCAGATCGCCGACCTTGCGCCTGGTTTCCTGAAAGACGCCGGCATCGACGTGGTCATGCAGGAGAAATGGCCCGACGACGGCTTCAATGACTGGCTGAACCTTGCCAACTCGATTAAGCGTTCGGGTGCCGAGTTGATCATCGGCCTGACGGCATCGGAAGAGGAAGCCGTCCAGCTGACCCGGGCACTCAAAACGGTCGGTGCCAAGCCGAAGTTTGTCTACCTGAGCCAGGGCGCACAGCACGAGTTCATCGACGGCGTAGGTGCAAGCGCAGCCGAAGGCGTGATGGTTCATGCCAACTGGCACAAGGACGCGCCTTTCGAAAGCACGCTCGCGGGCAAGCCGTTTACCAATGCCGACTTCGTCAAGGCCTTCAAGGCAGCCTACGGCGTCGATCCGGATGAGGACAGCGCCATCCCGTTTGCTGTCTGCCAGGGCATCGAACAGGCGATCGCCGGAGCGGGCTCGACCGACAACGCCAAGATGGGCGAATGGCTCCGCCAACGTACTAAGGACAATCCAGTGCGCACTGTACTCGGCCGCTTCTCATGGGACGATCGGGGCCTTGCCAAGGACAAGTCCTACATCATGACGCAATGGCAAGGGGGCGAGCTGAAGTTCGTCTATCCGAAGGATGAGTTCAAGGGCGTTTCGCCGCTCAGCTACCCCAAGGCAGGTTTCTGA
- a CDS encoding ABC transporter ATP-binding protein → MAELLHVSDITAGYGDGPAILDGAHLTVEPGKVHCIIGPNGAGKSTLLKSICGMLTIRKGDVIFRSKRLNGMRPDQILREGICFVPQERALFPKMTVRENLRMGGFIIDDHKELHRRVEEVLERFPMLKAKADEFAGTMSGGQQQTLAMARTLIIKPSIVMLDEPSLGLAPKVIQEMFDIMKTMSAEGITVLLVEQNALMGLKNSDWGVVLDLGSTLFEGPAKEILADPRIQELYLGGKKAAA, encoded by the coding sequence ATGGCCGAACTCCTACACGTTTCCGATATCACCGCCGGCTACGGCGACGGACCGGCCATCCTTGATGGCGCCCATCTGACAGTCGAGCCGGGCAAGGTGCACTGTATCATCGGGCCCAACGGGGCCGGCAAGTCGACGCTGCTGAAGTCCATCTGCGGGATGCTCACAATCCGTAAGGGTGACGTGATCTTCAGGAGCAAGCGGTTGAACGGCATGCGCCCGGATCAGATCCTGAGGGAAGGCATCTGCTTCGTGCCGCAGGAGCGCGCCCTCTTTCCGAAGATGACGGTGCGCGAGAACTTGCGCATGGGCGGCTTCATCATCGACGATCACAAGGAGCTCCATCGCCGCGTCGAGGAAGTCCTCGAACGCTTCCCGATGCTGAAGGCAAAGGCGGACGAGTTTGCCGGCACCATGTCCGGCGGGCAGCAGCAGACACTTGCCATGGCGCGCACGCTGATCATCAAGCCGAGCATCGTCATGCTGGACGAGCCGTCGCTCGGTCTCGCGCCGAAGGTGATCCAGGAGATGTTCGACATCATGAAGACCATGTCGGCGGAGGGCATCACTGTTCTTCTCGTCGAGCAGAACGCCCTCATGGGCCTGAAGAATTCCGACTGGGGCGTCGTGCTCGATCTCGGCAGCACGCTCTTCGAAGGGCCGGCCAAGGAGATCCTCGCCGATCCACGCATCCAGGAACTCTACCTTGGTGGCAAGAAGGCCGCCGCCTGA
- a CDS encoding ABC transporter ATP-binding protein, producing MLEVRNLCKHYGGVKAVDGASFTVEKGSITALIGPNGAGKTTAFNCISRTATPSGGEVWLDGERIDNLRPHKITAKGLSRTFQISRNLSDMTVIENVIVQSKVHGFGGLFRPAMSRDEKDKAMSILDFLGITRIAFEDGHNLSYGQKKLMDLAALLMSDPKVILLDEPAGGVNPSLMEEIVDRIRALNEKGMTVLIVEHNMDLIMRLSHKVVVMAQGRVICTGTPDIVRKDAQVLDAYLGGVLEEEEA from the coding sequence ATGCTCGAAGTCAGGAATCTCTGCAAGCACTACGGAGGGGTAAAGGCCGTCGATGGTGCTTCCTTCACCGTCGAGAAGGGGTCGATCACGGCTCTGATCGGACCCAACGGGGCCGGCAAGACCACCGCGTTCAACTGTATCAGCCGTACCGCCACGCCCAGCGGCGGCGAAGTATGGCTCGACGGCGAGCGGATCGACAATCTGCGCCCGCATAAGATCACCGCCAAGGGTCTCAGCCGCACCTTCCAGATCTCGCGCAACCTCTCTGACATGACAGTGATCGAGAACGTCATCGTCCAGTCGAAGGTTCACGGATTTGGCGGGCTCTTCCGCCCGGCGATGAGCCGGGATGAGAAGGACAAGGCAATGTCGATCCTCGATTTTCTCGGGATCACGAGGATCGCCTTCGAGGATGGTCATAACCTCTCCTACGGCCAGAAGAAGCTGATGGATCTCGCGGCTCTCCTGATGTCCGACCCGAAGGTCATCCTGCTCGACGAGCCGGCCGGTGGCGTCAATCCATCGCTGATGGAAGAGATCGTGGATCGTATTCGCGCGCTAAACGAGAAGGGGATGACGGTCCTTATTGTCGAGCACAACATGGATCTCATCATGCGGCTTTCACACAAGGTCGTCGTCATGGCACAGGGCCGCGTCATCTGCACGGGCACGCCTGATATTGTGCGCAAGGACGCACAGGTGCTCGACGCCTATCTCGGCGGCGTTCTGGAAGAGGAGGAAGCGTGA
- a CDS encoding branched-chain amino acid ABC transporter permease, whose protein sequence is MAEIIQILILGLALGGVIALMGSGLSLVFGVMRIVNLAHPVLIIGGAYVAYWAFALFGLDPILMLPVAAVVMAAVGVVLYRLLFEREAKSAKYSEMTVLLTFALAMMVEGLLGSLFSNTQRITSPAYATDAIFIGDIFIPKGQLYAGLVSLVIIGGLTLFLKYSRLGYAIRATTQNREAAELLGVNVNAISILAFAIGIGLAGAAGSLVSFVFSFFPAKHWEWVAMLMSVVVLGGMGSILGTVVAALGLSIIAAFVGTWIGATWSTMTFFLALFVILLVRPQGLFGEKPEMA, encoded by the coding sequence ATGGCTGAAATCATCCAGATACTGATACTGGGACTGGCGCTCGGCGGCGTCATCGCTTTGATGGGGTCGGGCCTGTCGCTCGTCTTCGGTGTGATGCGCATCGTCAACCTGGCCCATCCGGTGCTCATCATCGGTGGCGCCTATGTCGCCTACTGGGCCTTCGCGCTGTTCGGTCTCGATCCGATCCTCATGCTGCCGGTTGCGGCCGTCGTCATGGCGGCCGTGGGCGTCGTGCTTTACCGGCTGCTGTTCGAGCGCGAGGCAAAGAGTGCCAAATACTCCGAGATGACCGTGCTTCTGACCTTCGCGCTGGCAATGATGGTGGAAGGTCTGCTCGGCAGCCTGTTCAGCAACACGCAGCGGATCACTTCGCCAGCCTACGCAACCGATGCGATCTTCATCGGAGATATCTTCATTCCGAAGGGCCAACTATATGCCGGTCTCGTCTCGCTGGTTATCATCGGCGGGCTGACGCTGTTCCTGAAATACTCGCGGCTGGGTTATGCCATCCGTGCCACCACCCAGAACCGTGAGGCTGCAGAGCTGCTCGGCGTCAATGTCAACGCAATCAGCATTCTTGCCTTCGCGATCGGCATCGGCCTCGCAGGTGCGGCTGGCTCGCTCGTCAGCTTCGTCTTCAGTTTTTTCCCTGCCAAGCATTGGGAATGGGTAGCGATGCTGATGTCGGTCGTCGTCCTTGGCGGCATGGGTAGCATCCTCGGTACCGTCGTCGCTGCACTCGGCCTTTCCATCATTGCCGCCTTCGTCGGAACCTGGATCGGAGCCACGTGGTCGACGATGACCTTCTTCCTCGCTCTTTTCGTTATCCTGCTCGTCCGGCCCCAGGGCCTGTTCGGCGAAAAACCGGAGATGGCATAA
- a CDS encoding dioxygenase: MQHITIEPKLIAKVEDVTPTVLAAMAKTTNPRLKAVMDRLIHHLHQFTIETRPTEEEFEYGLRWIAALGHHTHETNNEVVLAADVLGASTLIDLINNDGMQGETMSALLGPFYRGHAPDCANGDCIARSETPGPALFFKGRVIGLDGAPVAGAKLDIWQASPVGLYENQDADQDDFNLRGVFHTDEAGSFHFTSVKPAGYPVPTDGPVGVLLHAQHRHPMRPAHIHFIVSAPGHKTLITQIFSDTPQALATDVVFGAKVQIVGDFVEHTEPHAEYPGAQLPFYSCEYTFRLLEGEPTYPVPPISGTKA, encoded by the coding sequence ATGCAACACATCACCATAGAGCCGAAGCTCATCGCCAAGGTAGAAGATGTCACGCCCACCGTGCTCGCGGCGATGGCCAAGACCACCAACCCGCGCCTCAAAGCTGTGATGGATAGGCTGATTCACCATCTTCACCAGTTCACTATCGAGACGCGCCCGACCGAGGAAGAGTTCGAATACGGGTTGCGCTGGATCGCGGCGCTCGGCCACCACACGCACGAGACCAACAACGAGGTGGTCCTTGCCGCCGACGTGCTCGGCGCTTCGACGCTGATCGATCTCATCAACAATGACGGCATGCAGGGCGAGACGATGTCGGCCCTCCTCGGCCCCTTCTATCGCGGCCACGCGCCGGACTGCGCGAACGGCGATTGCATCGCCCGCTCCGAAACACCGGGGCCCGCATTGTTCTTCAAGGGCCGGGTGATCGGGCTCGATGGTGCGCCCGTCGCAGGCGCCAAGCTGGATATCTGGCAGGCCTCGCCCGTCGGCCTTTATGAGAACCAGGACGCGGATCAGGATGATTTCAACTTGCGCGGCGTCTTTCACACGGATGAGGCAGGCAGTTTCCATTTCACATCGGTGAAGCCGGCGGGCTACCCGGTCCCAACGGACGGACCTGTCGGCGTCCTTCTTCACGCCCAGCACCGCCACCCGATGCGTCCGGCCCACATCCATTTCATCGTCTCTGCGCCCGGCCACAAGACGCTGATCACGCAGATTTTCTCTGACACGCCGCAGGCACTCGCGACCGATGTCGTGTTCGGGGCGAAGGTGCAGATCGTCGGCGATTTCGTCGAGCATACCGAGCCGCACGCGGAATACCCAGGCGCGCAGCTTCCTTTCTATAGCTGCGAATACACCTTCAGGCTTCTCGAAGGCGAGCCGACTTATCCGGTGCCGCCGATATCGGGAACGAAGGCATGA
- a CDS encoding glutathione S-transferase family protein translates to MPEYVLYNAPQSTCSQRVRYTLHLKGKTFEEHKLDLFKGDQLKPDYLAINPNGVVPALVHNDAPVIDSAVIMEYLEDILGDVAPLRPHDPLEAARMRTMMRFIDEVPTPAVRVPSYNLAFLPHYQAMTEDAFLAVCESKPLRREFLLKMGRTGFPQSEMDEAIGRLRRGIDRMAHWLREAGGPWLLGADMTLADIAIMPVIVRMDDINLGYLWADAPQIASWLENIRATEAFAKTYYHGSLLTEKYPHLQTLKQTSAHVAA, encoded by the coding sequence ATGCCCGAATACGTGCTCTATAACGCACCGCAATCGACCTGCAGCCAGCGTGTCCGCTACACCCTTCACCTGAAGGGAAAGACCTTCGAGGAGCACAAACTGGATCTCTTCAAAGGCGACCAGCTGAAGCCGGACTATCTCGCGATCAACCCCAATGGCGTCGTGCCGGCGCTCGTTCACAATGACGCGCCTGTGATCGATTCCGCTGTGATCATGGAATATCTGGAAGATATTCTCGGCGACGTCGCGCCGCTTCGGCCGCACGATCCGCTCGAGGCGGCACGGATGCGGACGATGATGCGCTTCATCGACGAAGTCCCGACGCCTGCCGTGCGCGTGCCGTCGTACAACCTGGCGTTCCTGCCACACTACCAGGCAATGACCGAGGATGCGTTCCTGGCGGTCTGCGAAAGCAAGCCATTGCGCCGGGAATTCTTGCTGAAAATGGGGCGCACCGGCTTTCCCCAGTCCGAAATGGACGAGGCGATCGGGCGCCTCAGGCGCGGGATCGATCGGATGGCACATTGGTTGCGCGAGGCAGGCGGGCCATGGCTGCTCGGGGCTGACATGACGCTGGCCGACATCGCCATCATGCCGGTGATCGTGCGCATGGACGACATCAACCTTGGCTACCTGTGGGCCGATGCGCCTCAGATTGCCTCCTGGCTGGAGAACATCCGAGCAACCGAAGCATTCGCGAAGACCTACTATCACGGCTCACTGCTGACCGAAAAATACCCGCATCTGCAGACCCTGAAACAGACATCGGCACATGTTGCCGCATGA
- a CDS encoding LacI family DNA-binding transcriptional regulator: protein MLKKRITLKDIARETGVHVSTVSRALDPVERKNITEEVANRIQAAANTLGYRPNRIAAGLRTNRTMTVGVMIPDITNVIFPPILRGIECVLEPFGYASIIVNTDSDAEREERLIDVLRDRGVDGIIHAAVLRSDPAIAKAAQDGLPVVTLNRKVDGSPIPSVVNDEDSGICQMLRHLRSLGHTRIAHIAGPQDLSTGQLRLTAFRRAAEDMNINVADDLIAVAARFDEAEGARCLATLLTTGRPFTAVLCANDRLALGAIEAMRERNIACPEQISVTGFNDMPFLNLIQPKLTTIRIQQFGAGKAAANILLRLLNSDDKAMIPVATVLPVELIVRDSTARTANGA, encoded by the coding sequence ATGCTAAAAAAACGAATTACATTGAAGGACATAGCGCGCGAGACAGGAGTTCATGTCTCGACCGTCTCACGCGCGCTCGATCCTGTCGAACGCAAGAACATCACCGAGGAAGTCGCCAATCGCATCCAGGCGGCGGCGAACACGCTCGGCTATCGTCCGAACAGAATTGCCGCTGGTCTTCGCACCAACAGGACAATGACCGTCGGGGTCATGATCCCTGATATCACCAACGTCATTTTTCCGCCGATCCTTCGCGGAATCGAATGTGTTCTCGAGCCGTTTGGCTACGCCTCCATCATCGTCAATACGGATAGCGACGCCGAACGGGAAGAGCGGCTGATCGACGTATTGCGCGACCGCGGCGTGGACGGGATCATCCATGCCGCGGTACTCCGAAGTGACCCGGCGATCGCAAAGGCTGCTCAAGACGGATTGCCCGTTGTCACGCTAAACAGAAAGGTCGATGGCTCGCCCATTCCTTCGGTCGTCAACGATGAGGATTCCGGCATTTGTCAGATGCTGCGACATCTGCGGAGCCTTGGTCATACGCGCATTGCCCATATCGCCGGCCCGCAGGATCTGTCGACGGGCCAACTTCGTTTGACAGCCTTCCGCAGGGCGGCAGAGGACATGAACATCAACGTCGCGGATGATTTGATCGCCGTTGCTGCGCGGTTCGACGAGGCGGAAGGCGCACGATGCCTTGCGACATTGCTGACCACGGGTAGACCGTTTACGGCCGTGCTTTGCGCCAACGACCGATTGGCTCTGGGAGCCATTGAGGCAATGAGGGAACGAAATATTGCCTGCCCAGAGCAGATTTCAGTTACCGGTTTCAATGACATGCCCTTTCTGAACCTCATTCAGCCCAAGCTTACCACGATCCGTATTCAGCAATTCGGCGCGGGAAAAGCGGCAGCCAATATTCTCCTGCGGCTCCTGAATTCCGATGACAAGGCGATGATTCCGGTGGCAACGGTCCTGCCTGTAGAACTCATCGTCCGGGACAGCACCGCCCGTACCGCCAACGGAGCCTAA